The following are encoded together in the Salinibacterium sp. UTAS2018 genome:
- a CDS encoding prepilin-type N-terminal cleavage/methylation domain-containing protein: protein MIARLNEALRSKRSDLENDQKGFTLVELLVVVLIIGILAAIAIPFFLNQRQGAWESQVKSDIANAVIAAETYAIGENGSFTGLELAGPDGEANQLEANGYKPTPRVTLTSITPTATDYVLVFNHEDYDGPTWTYTSSDGTTEKTE from the coding sequence ATGATTGCACGTTTGAATGAAGCACTGCGCAGCAAGCGCTCCGACCTCGAGAACGACCAGAAGGGCTTCACCCTTGTTGAGCTCCTCGTTGTCGTACTGATCATCGGCATCCTTGCCGCGATCGCTATCCCCTTCTTCCTGAACCAGCGCCAGGGCGCTTGGGAATCACAGGTCAAGTCGGACATCGCGAACGCAGTGATCGCTGCTGAGACTTACGCGATTGGTGAGAACGGCTCGTTCACCGGACTCGAACTCGCTGGTCCCGATGGTGAGGCGAACCAGCTTGAGGCCAACGGCTACAAGCCGACACCTCGCGTTACGCTGACTTCTATCACGCCGACGGCCACGGATTACGTTCTCGTGTTCAACCACGAGGACTACGACGGCCCGACCTGGACCTACACCAGCTCAGACGGAACCACCGAGAAGACTGAATAG
- a CDS encoding type II secretion system F family protein: MAATTSATKSYDYKARDQAGKVVKGRIDAANENQVLARLRSMGVSPISVTEGGSGTGLNKEINIAFLQKGVGLDDLAVMSRQMSTMISSGLSLIRALVILSEQTENPTLAKALSQIRVEVETGGTLSDAFAKHGTVFPPIMIHLVRAGETGGFLDNALESIANNFESEVKLRGTIKSALTYPVVVLIMAIAAVVGMLLFIVPVFEQMFADLGGELPLLTQMLVWASSAMKFIAPVLVVGGIAFSVWWGKNKHTERVRKFVDPWKLRMPVFGPLFRKVSISRFTRNFGTMLGAGVPILQALSIVGETSGNYVIEEALRRVADSVRQGQSVSGPLMREPVFPSMVTQMVSVGEDSGSMEVMLSKIADFYDDEVLKTTEQLTALIEPLMIGVIGAIVGVMVIALYMPIFAIFDQIK, encoded by the coding sequence ATGGCTGCGACAACATCCGCGACAAAGTCCTACGACTACAAGGCGCGCGATCAAGCCGGCAAGGTCGTCAAGGGGCGCATCGACGCTGCCAACGAGAATCAGGTTCTGGCTCGACTGCGGTCGATGGGGGTAAGCCCCATTTCGGTGACCGAGGGTGGCTCTGGGACAGGCCTCAACAAGGAAATCAACATCGCCTTCTTGCAGAAGGGGGTGGGACTCGACGATCTCGCGGTGATGAGCCGTCAGATGTCGACGATGATCTCCTCGGGACTGTCGCTGATTCGGGCTCTCGTGATCCTGTCGGAGCAGACCGAAAACCCGACTCTGGCGAAAGCTTTGAGTCAAATTCGCGTCGAGGTCGAGACCGGTGGCACGCTGTCGGATGCGTTCGCTAAGCATGGCACCGTCTTTCCGCCCATCATGATTCACCTGGTTCGTGCGGGTGAGACGGGCGGATTCCTCGACAACGCGCTGGAGTCGATCGCCAACAACTTTGAGAGCGAAGTCAAGCTTCGCGGAACGATCAAGTCGGCGCTGACCTACCCGGTCGTGGTGCTGATCATGGCGATCGCTGCGGTGGTCGGCATGTTGCTGTTCATCGTTCCCGTGTTTGAGCAGATGTTCGCAGACCTCGGCGGAGAGCTTCCGCTGCTCACCCAAATGCTCGTGTGGGCGTCCTCCGCGATGAAGTTCATCGCACCCGTGCTGGTAGTCGGTGGAATCGCGTTCTCCGTGTGGTGGGGCAAGAACAAGCACACCGAGCGTGTTCGTAAATTCGTGGACCCCTGGAAACTGCGGATGCCGGTGTTCGGCCCGCTCTTCCGCAAGGTATCCATCTCGCGCTTCACGCGCAACTTCGGAACGATGCTGGGCGCCGGTGTGCCGATCCTGCAGGCATTGTCGATCGTGGGAGAGACCTCGGGCAACTACGTCATCGAAGAAGCCTTGCGGCGGGTAGCGGATTCTGTGCGCCAAGGACAGTCTGTCTCCGGTCCACTTATGCGGGAGCCAGTGTTTCCGTCGATGGTGACGCAGATGGTGTCCGTCGGTGAAGACTCGGGGTCGATGGAGGTCATGCTTTCGAAGATCGCTGACTTCTACGACGACGAGGTGCTGAAGACTACAGAACAGCTCACCGCGCTCATTGAGCCGCTCATGATCGGCGTGATCGGTGCGATCGTCGGTGTGATGGTTATCGCCCTGTACATGCCCATCTTTGCCATCTTCGATCAGATCAAATAG
- a CDS encoding PilT/PilU family type 4a pilus ATPase yields MAKRIYDIPSQSVDESLFTPKGQSAPSGQSVPTDAPPPMPGTSVPGVDSPQAAAAPSPFPEWAQTGAAPSASAATVPASPLPTIPPPSGSIKSTDTAGVTAPPAPPVSAAHAPAAHSEPAPAEAHAATPAADATEGGRRARRMATEPVTSIDSLDELFRQAAAGAMSQTSAATSAAGASLPVPEAAAPEVPAPVPAAAAAPAAAASVPAPDAPVSEAAPTPSPTAAEVPYFTEDTATPQPEAPTRIMDTVSSDTPTVKFPAQSAADGGLLDLPDIAPAADGDLNFPPPGADEGLLSFTSGFGAPDSPLNQESQLLSVPKIVEEDREMRPEMELTAREGSNPELLDALKEVVYTGASDLHISSGAVPMIRVDGGLQPLKGMGEWDKDRTRDALFSILDQKQEEQFLEVLELDFAFELSEAARFRVNYYMDRGNMGAAFRIIPTEIKQLKDLGIQESVGNFSTLPRGLVLVTGPTGSGKSTTLAALIDLVNRTRADHIVTVEDPIEFLHGNQKSLVNQREVGRDTHSFTNALKHVLRQDPDVILIGELRDLETISIALTAAETGHLVFATLHTQDAAQTVDRIIDVFPPHQQGQVRTQLAAVLQGIVCQTLVRRASGKGRVAATEVLTMTPAIGNLIREGKIYQIPSAMQAGRGIGMHTMDQHLAGLAKSGAITEEAAMAKAHDPEGMHRLMGESSGAGH; encoded by the coding sequence ATGGCTAAGCGGATTTATGACATCCCGTCGCAATCGGTAGACGAAAGTTTGTTCACACCGAAGGGGCAGAGCGCGCCTTCGGGGCAGAGCGTCCCGACCGACGCACCACCGCCCATGCCGGGCACAAGCGTTCCCGGTGTTGACAGCCCGCAGGCTGCGGCGGCTCCATCACCGTTCCCGGAGTGGGCGCAGACGGGGGCCGCACCGTCGGCCTCAGCTGCGACCGTTCCGGCCTCACCGCTTCCGACGATCCCGCCGCCTTCCGGTTCGATCAAGAGCACCGACACTGCTGGTGTGACCGCGCCTCCGGCACCGCCGGTTTCGGCAGCTCACGCTCCGGCCGCTCACTCCGAGCCAGCCCCGGCTGAGGCGCACGCCGCAACGCCGGCGGCGGATGCCACTGAAGGTGGACGCCGCGCGCGCCGCATGGCTACCGAGCCTGTCACCTCGATCGATTCCCTCGACGAACTCTTCCGCCAGGCCGCCGCTGGCGCCATGTCGCAGACCTCGGCCGCAACGTCGGCTGCGGGGGCGTCGCTTCCGGTCCCAGAAGCCGCCGCGCCTGAGGTTCCGGCACCAGTGCCTGCTGCAGCGGCCGCACCCGCGGCCGCAGCATCTGTGCCCGCGCCTGACGCACCCGTCAGCGAAGCCGCTCCGACTCCGTCGCCGACCGCTGCTGAAGTCCCGTATTTCACCGAAGACACCGCGACTCCGCAGCCCGAGGCTCCGACCCGCATCATGGACACCGTGTCGTCAGACACCCCGACCGTCAAGTTCCCCGCGCAGTCTGCGGCTGATGGCGGGCTACTTGACCTGCCCGACATCGCGCCGGCCGCTGATGGCGACTTGAACTTCCCGCCTCCCGGAGCCGACGAAGGTCTACTGAGCTTCACGAGTGGTTTCGGCGCACCCGACTCACCGTTGAACCAAGAATCGCAGCTTCTCTCTGTGCCCAAGATTGTCGAAGAGGACCGCGAAATGCGTCCCGAGATGGAGCTGACGGCGCGCGAGGGTTCTAACCCCGAGCTGCTCGACGCTCTCAAAGAGGTTGTCTACACCGGCGCCTCCGACCTCCACATTTCTTCTGGCGCCGTGCCGATGATCCGTGTCGATGGTGGCCTCCAGCCGCTCAAGGGCATGGGGGAGTGGGACAAAGACCGCACCCGCGACGCGCTGTTCAGCATCCTCGACCAGAAGCAAGAGGAACAGTTTCTCGAAGTTCTCGAGCTCGACTTCGCGTTCGAACTGTCTGAGGCCGCTCGTTTCCGTGTGAACTACTACATGGACCGCGGCAACATGGGCGCAGCTTTCCGAATCATTCCGACCGAGATCAAGCAGCTCAAGGATCTTGGTATTCAGGAATCGGTGGGAAATTTCTCCACTCTGCCGCGTGGACTCGTGCTCGTTACCGGACCAACCGGTTCGGGAAAGTCGACGACTCTTGCGGCGCTCATCGACCTTGTGAACCGCACCCGTGCGGACCACATCGTGACCGTTGAAGACCCGATTGAGTTCCTTCACGGCAACCAGAAGTCGCTGGTCAACCAGCGCGAGGTTGGCCGCGATACCCACTCGTTCACGAACGCGCTCAAGCACGTTCTGCGTCAAGACCCCGACGTCATCCTGATTGGTGAGCTTCGAGACCTCGAAACCATCTCGATCGCGCTGACGGCGGCTGAAACTGGCCACCTCGTCTTTGCCACCCTGCACACTCAGGATGCTGCGCAAACCGTTGACCGCATCATTGACGTCTTCCCGCCGCACCAGCAGGGCCAGGTTCGCACGCAGCTTGCGGCGGTGCTGCAGGGCATCGTGTGTCAGACGCTGGTTCGCCGCGCGAGCGGTAAGGGGCGAGTCGCCGCTACTGAAGTGCTCACGATGACGCCGGCTATCGGAAACCTCATTCGTGAGGGCAAGATCTACCAAATTCCGTCGGCGATGCAGGCCGGTCGAGGTATCGGTATGCACACCATGGACCAACACCTCGCTGGCCTCGCCAAGTCGGGTGCGATTACTGAAGAGGCCGCAATGGCCAAGGCGCACGACCCTGAGGGCATGCACCGACTGATGGGCGAGAGCTCGGGAGCGGGGCACTAA
- a CDS encoding GspE/PulE family protein: protein MTTLAEVLILRGMMPIESIDSVGTSHTDEEALVRNLLDSGTISPAQLASARAAQAGVPFVELVDFAVDNQAVALAPAAICRRHEVLPIAFSEGYLVLAMVDPGNIFALDDIRSATGRQIRVVVAERSDLQTALDRFHRADGELSSLSNELEQEATTTDVALATNSNEPTEDDAPIVRFVNLLISQGIQDKASDIHIEPGEHDLGVRYRIDGVLHEMQRAPRQIQNGVISRLKIMAEMDIAERRKPQDGRISVIHGQKKIDLRVATLPTVYGEKVVMRILDNSNTTLDLSQLYLLEHNAKIYKEAYSKPYGMILVTGPTGSGKSTTLYTTLNAVARPEINVITVEDPVEYRMAGINQVQVNPKAGLTFASALRSILRSDPDVVLIGEIRDQETAQIAIEAALTGHLVLSTLHTNGAPAAITRLIEMDIEPFLVGSAIDCVVAQRLARRLCDRCKQPAVHNPQDLVNLKVGFNPEGPMPTLYAPVGCTVCSKTGYRGRIALHEVMAVTEEIERLAVARSSSAEINRVAIDQGMRTLRMDGWAKAQLGLTSIEEILRVVA, encoded by the coding sequence GTGACAACACTTGCTGAAGTACTGATTCTTCGCGGAATGATGCCGATTGAGAGCATTGATTCTGTGGGAACGTCACACACCGACGAGGAAGCACTCGTCCGAAACTTACTCGACAGCGGCACGATCTCGCCGGCCCAGCTCGCTTCGGCGCGTGCAGCACAGGCGGGAGTTCCGTTCGTCGAACTCGTCGACTTCGCCGTCGATAACCAGGCTGTCGCCCTCGCGCCCGCGGCAATTTGCCGCCGTCACGAGGTTCTACCGATCGCCTTCAGCGAGGGCTACCTCGTCTTGGCGATGGTTGACCCCGGCAACATCTTTGCCCTCGATGACATCCGCTCGGCTACGGGCCGCCAGATTCGCGTCGTGGTTGCTGAGCGCAGCGACCTGCAAACGGCACTCGACCGCTTCCACCGCGCTGACGGTGAGCTTTCCAGCCTGAGCAACGAACTTGAGCAAGAAGCGACGACGACGGATGTCGCTCTCGCCACAAACAGCAACGAACCGACCGAAGACGACGCACCGATCGTTCGCTTCGTGAACTTGCTCATCAGCCAGGGCATCCAGGACAAGGCATCCGATATTCACATCGAGCCCGGTGAGCACGACCTCGGTGTTCGCTACCGCATTGACGGTGTGCTGCACGAGATGCAGCGTGCCCCGCGCCAGATTCAGAACGGCGTCATTTCTCGCCTCAAGATCATGGCCGAAATGGACATCGCTGAGCGTCGTAAGCCTCAGGATGGCCGTATCTCCGTTATCCACGGTCAAAAAAAGATCGACCTTCGTGTCGCCACGCTGCCGACCGTGTACGGCGAAAAAGTCGTTATGCGTATTCTCGACAACTCGAACACGACTCTCGATCTGAGCCAGCTCTACCTGCTCGAGCACAACGCCAAGATTTACAAAGAGGCGTACTCCAAGCCCTACGGCATGATCCTTGTGACCGGGCCTACGGGTTCCGGTAAGTCGACCACGCTCTACACCACCCTCAATGCCGTTGCTCGCCCGGAGATCAACGTCATTACGGTGGAAGACCCGGTGGAGTACCGCATGGCGGGCATCAACCAGGTTCAGGTCAACCCGAAGGCGGGCCTCACGTTCGCGAGTGCTCTGCGCTCGATTCTGCGTTCTGACCCGGATGTTGTTCTCATCGGTGAGATCCGAGACCAAGAGACGGCGCAAATCGCCATCGAAGCCGCGCTCACCGGCCACCTTGTGCTGAGCACTCTGCACACCAACGGCGCACCGGCCGCAATTACGCGACTGATCGAGATGGATATTGAACCCTTCTTGGTCGGGTCCGCTATCGACTGTGTAGTCGCTCAGCGACTCGCGCGTCGCCTCTGTGACCGCTGCAAGCAGCCTGCGGTTCATAACCCGCAGGACCTCGTTAACTTGAAGGTCGGCTTCAACCCAGAAGGCCCGATGCCGACCTTGTACGCACCCGTCGGGTGCACCGTGTGTTCCAAGACGGGATACCGCGGTCGTATTGCACTGCACGAAGTGATGGCAGTGACTGAAGAGATTGAACGTCTTGCTGTTGCTCGTTCGTCGAGCGCGGAAATTAACCGCGTCGCGATCGATCAGGGCATGCGCACTCTGCGCATGGACGGTTGGGCGAAGGCTCAATTGGGCTTGACATCCATCGAAGAGATTTTGCGCGTCGTCGCCTAA
- a CDS encoding response regulator transcription factor: MDDHETVQLGFASLLSHSPDIILHSSAASVRDLESVASELDLVVLDVRLSDGSTVDENVAWLRERGLNVLVFTAADNATEVRAASRAGVLGIVRKSESRDVIVDAVREAALGNPVVTTDWAAALDSDPELAAAGLSPKEQEVLAHYASGDKSVAVAHRAGLSASTVAEYVRRIRHKYAMAGRPAATKVDLYKRAVEDGILPPPHS; encoded by the coding sequence GTGGACGATCACGAGACGGTGCAATTGGGCTTTGCGTCCCTGCTCTCCCACAGCCCCGACATCATCCTGCACAGTTCCGCCGCGAGCGTGCGTGACTTGGAGTCCGTCGCCTCCGAACTCGACCTCGTCGTTCTGGATGTCCGCCTCTCCGACGGCAGCACCGTCGACGAGAACGTGGCGTGGCTGCGCGAGCGCGGTCTCAACGTTCTCGTCTTCACCGCAGCAGACAACGCTACAGAAGTACGTGCAGCATCCCGGGCCGGAGTTCTCGGTATCGTGCGCAAGTCGGAATCCCGCGACGTCATTGTCGACGCTGTGCGGGAGGCCGCTCTCGGCAACCCCGTCGTCACTACAGATTGGGCCGCCGCGCTCGACTCCGACCCAGAACTCGCTGCCGCGGGGCTCAGCCCCAAAGAGCAAGAGGTACTCGCGCACTATGCGTCCGGAGATAAGTCGGTCGCTGTCGCGCACCGGGCGGGGCTCTCGGCAAGCACCGTCGCGGAATATGTGCGTCGCATCCGCCACAAGTACGCGATGGCTGGCAGGCCCGCCGCCACCAAAGTCGACCTCTACAAGCGTGCTGTCGAAGACGGCATCCTGCCTCCTCCCCACTCGTGA
- a CDS encoding sensor histidine kinase — translation MNDAAVTPRDEGGAELAVIRIMTLIFAAAAVMFLALSAPSFFEQADYLIPHWQLAAGIAIFGTPLVIAAVAPWSSLRQLRILHGAYAAIFTVTVLSWIPAFINGPMSPEAAPWVVGLTALGTTPAAIAWRPVAAWLFLLASSMVIAPIRIIADGGADVSLAIQFAFFTITVCAAFTAVATVAIAAGREVDAASVAARASSMRAAALTARGEEQAHLDALVHDEVIATIFAAAGAGRSESASTRAQAARTIARLSELSDTSATVPELIHMDYFVQGLASSVAETTDSATFTVIGERYAALPSPIATALIEATVEALRNSVVHAGGEAAPVVREVRFTLRPDGVEITIIDDGKGFDPAAVPANRLGIVVSILGRVNSLPCGRASVWSQPDKGTRVTVGWSE, via the coding sequence GTGAACGACGCCGCGGTGACGCCCCGCGACGAGGGTGGGGCCGAACTCGCCGTCATACGGATCATGACGCTCATTTTCGCCGCCGCCGCGGTTATGTTTTTGGCTCTTTCTGCACCCTCGTTCTTTGAGCAGGCCGACTACCTCATTCCTCATTGGCAACTTGCCGCGGGCATTGCAATATTCGGAACGCCCTTAGTCATCGCCGCGGTCGCACCGTGGAGTTCACTGCGTCAACTTCGCATTCTGCATGGGGCATATGCCGCAATTTTCACGGTCACCGTGCTCAGCTGGATCCCCGCCTTCATCAACGGCCCCATGTCTCCCGAGGCAGCACCGTGGGTCGTGGGGTTGACCGCTCTGGGCACCACCCCCGCCGCAATCGCGTGGCGGCCGGTTGCCGCCTGGTTGTTTTTATTGGCGTCGTCAATGGTGATCGCTCCGATCCGGATCATCGCCGACGGTGGTGCGGATGTCTCACTCGCGATTCAGTTCGCCTTCTTTACGATCACCGTCTGCGCGGCCTTCACCGCGGTGGCCACCGTCGCGATAGCGGCCGGCCGAGAAGTGGATGCCGCAAGCGTTGCCGCCCGCGCCTCATCGATGCGCGCCGCCGCCCTCACCGCTCGCGGCGAAGAGCAGGCTCACCTTGATGCCCTTGTGCACGACGAAGTGATCGCCACGATCTTCGCTGCTGCGGGGGCCGGACGCAGCGAATCGGCGTCGACCCGTGCGCAAGCGGCGCGCACCATCGCACGCCTCAGCGAACTGAGCGACACCAGTGCGACCGTTCCCGAACTCATCCACATGGACTACTTCGTGCAGGGGCTCGCCTCGTCCGTCGCCGAGACTACGGATTCCGCGACGTTCACCGTGATCGGCGAGCGGTATGCCGCGCTCCCCTCGCCGATCGCAACCGCACTGATCGAAGCCACAGTCGAGGCGCTGCGCAACAGCGTCGTGCACGCCGGCGGAGAAGCAGCACCCGTCGTCCGAGAGGTGCGTTTCACGCTGCGCCCCGACGGAGTGGAAATTACGATCATCGACGATGGCAAAGGGTTCGACCCGGCAGCGGTACCTGCCAACAGACTGGGTATCGTCGTCAGCATCCTGGGTCGCGTCAACTCCCTGCCCTGCGGCCGCGCCTCAGTGTGGTCGCAGCCTGATAAGGGCACCCGAGTAACAGTGGGGTGGAGCGAATGA